CGCCGTCGCCGTTCGTGCGCGTCGCCTTCGAGATCCGCAAGGCGATCGCGGAGGTCTCCGAATCCACCCGGCAGCAGGGCCGGCTGCCGCCATCCACTTGACATCCACTCGAACAGAGAGAACATGACCGAGATCAATACGGTCGGCGTCCTCGGCTGCGGTCTGATGGGCAGCGGCATCGCCCAGACCGCTGCCGCCGCCGGCTTCACGACCGTGGTCCGCGAAGTCAGCGACGAGCTGCTAGCCAAGGGCAAGGGCGCCATCACCGGCTCCCTCAACAAGCTGGTCGAGAAGGGCAAGCTGGATTCCGCGGCGCGCGACGCCACGCTGGGCCGCCTGCGTTTCAGCACCAAGGTCGCCGACCTCAAGGACTGCGATATCGTCATCGAGGCGGTGGTCGAGGACCTCGAGACGAAGAACGCGATGTGGAAAGAGCTCGACGCACTCTGCCCATCCCGCACGGTCTTCGCGTCGAACACGTCAAGCCTGACGATCGCCGCGATGGCCGCGGCGACGAAGCGCGCCGACAAGTTCGTCGGGCTCCACTTCTTCAATCCCGTGCCGCTAATGAAGCTGGTCGAGGTGGTGCGCACGGTCACGACGTCGAAGGAGACCTTCGAGCGCGCCTTCGCCTTCGGGAGGGAGCTCGGCAAGGAGCCCGTCGCCGCGAAGGACAACTCCGGCTTCATCGTCAACCTGCTGCTGGTGCCGTACTTGCTCGACGCGATCCGGCACCTCGAGCACGGGGTAGCCAGCGCGCCGGACATGGACAAGGCGATGCAGCTGGGCTGCGGCTATCCGATGGGGCCGTTCGTGCTGCTCGACTTCGTCGGGCTCGACACGACCTACAGGATCGCGGAGATCATG
The sequence above is a segment of the Gemmatimonadales bacterium genome. Coding sequences within it:
- a CDS encoding 3-hydroxybutyryl-CoA dehydrogenase — encoded protein: MTEINTVGVLGCGLMGSGIAQTAAAAGFTTVVREVSDELLAKGKGAITGSLNKLVEKGKLDSAARDATLGRLRFSTKVADLKDCDIVIEAVVEDLETKNAMWKELDALCPSRTVFASNTSSLTIAAMAAATKRADKFVGLHFFNPVPLMKLVEVVRTVTTSKETFERAFAFGRELGKEPVAAKDNSGFIVNLLLVPYLLDAIRHLEHGVASAPDMDKAMQLGCGYPMGPFVLLDFVGLDTTYRIAEIMFAEYRDARYAPPPLLKRMVLAGYYGKKSGKGFYDYSTTPPTLSDLGL